One region of Gossypium raimondii isolate GPD5lz chromosome 6, ASM2569854v1, whole genome shotgun sequence genomic DNA includes:
- the LOC105774461 gene encoding gamma-glutamylcyclotransferase 2-1 isoform X2, producing MVFWVFGYGSLVWNPGFEYDEKVIGFIKDYRRVFDLACIDHRGTPEDPARTCTLEHIEGAVCWGAAYCVRGRPEKERAAMQYLERRECEYDQKTLVDFFKETDPLRPALSGVIVFTSTPDKVSNKYYLGPAPLEEMAWQIATAVGPCGNNRDYLFSLEKAMFDIGHEDDLVIELANEVRKVLGTMAKEKKLVGSPLKPLKSQTQPQIPTVQLHLLPPEAVAMDL from the exons ATGGTTTTCTGGGTGTTTGGTTATGGTTCACTGGTCTGGAACCCTGGGTTTGAGTATGATGAGAAAGTCATAGGCTTCATCAAGGATTACAGGCGTGTTTTTGACCTTG CATGCATTGATCACAGAGGTACACCTGAAGATCCTGCAAGGACTTGCACCTTGGAGCACATTGAAGGAGCCGTTTGT TGGGGTGCTGCTTATTGTGTTCGGGGCCGTCCTGAAAAGGAAAGAGCAGCAATGCAG TACTTGGAGAGAAGGGAATGTGAATATGATCAGAAGACCCTCGTGGACTTCTTCAAG GAAACAGATCCCCTGCGGCCTGCTCTAAGCGGAGTTATTGT GTTCACATCTACTCCTGACAAAGTTTCAAACAAGTATTACCTGGGGCCTGCTCCGTTGGAGGAAATGGCCTG gCAAATTGCAACTGCTGTTGGACCCTGTGGGAACAATAGGGATTATCTTTTCTCGCTGGAGAAGGCCATGTTTGATATAG GTCATGAGGATGACTTGGTTATAGAGCTGGCAAATGAAGTTAGGAAGGTGCTTGGAACAATGGCGAAGGAGAAGAAGCTAGTAGGTTCTCCTCTCAAACCTCTTAAATCCCAGACCCAGCCACAGATCCCAACAGTTCAGTTGCATCTGCTTCCTCCGGAAGCTGTTGCGATGGATTTATAG
- the LOC105774461 gene encoding gamma-glutamylcyclotransferase 2-1 isoform X1 translates to MVFWVFGYGSLVWNPGFEYDEKVIGFIKDYRRVFDLACIDHRGTPEDPARTCTLEHIEGAVCWGAAYCVRGRPEKERAAMQYLERRECEYDQKTLVDFFKETDPLRPALSGVIVFTSTPDKVSNKYYLGPAPLEEMACFSIKIFRQIATAVGPCGNNRDYLFSLEKAMFDIGHEDDLVIELANEVRKVLGTMAKEKKLVGSPLKPLKSQTQPQIPTVQLHLLPPEAVAMDL, encoded by the exons ATGGTTTTCTGGGTGTTTGGTTATGGTTCACTGGTCTGGAACCCTGGGTTTGAGTATGATGAGAAAGTCATAGGCTTCATCAAGGATTACAGGCGTGTTTTTGACCTTG CATGCATTGATCACAGAGGTACACCTGAAGATCCTGCAAGGACTTGCACCTTGGAGCACATTGAAGGAGCCGTTTGT TGGGGTGCTGCTTATTGTGTTCGGGGCCGTCCTGAAAAGGAAAGAGCAGCAATGCAG TACTTGGAGAGAAGGGAATGTGAATATGATCAGAAGACCCTCGTGGACTTCTTCAAG GAAACAGATCCCCTGCGGCCTGCTCTAAGCGGAGTTATTGT GTTCACATCTACTCCTGACAAAGTTTCAAACAAGTATTACCTGGGGCCTGCTCCGTTGGAGGAAATGGCCTG cttttctattaaaattttcaggCAAATTGCAACTGCTGTTGGACCCTGTGGGAACAATAGGGATTATCTTTTCTCGCTGGAGAAGGCCATGTTTGATATAG GTCATGAGGATGACTTGGTTATAGAGCTGGCAAATGAAGTTAGGAAGGTGCTTGGAACAATGGCGAAGGAGAAGAAGCTAGTAGGTTCTCCTCTCAAACCTCTTAAATCCCAGACCCAGCCACAGATCCCAACAGTTCAGTTGCATCTGCTTCCTCCGGAAGCTGTTGCGATGGATTTATAG